The Methanococcoides methylutens MM1 genome has a window encoding:
- a CDS encoding FmdE family protein → MDDEMDNILKQLKEQDPELFLQVEKIIPFHGYLSTGALIGLQMLNMSKRLLDVKEGERIYATAETYNCVPDPFQILEGATTGNKGLKVNDYGKMAVTVNKRGAPGEKTMPAVRIYLDPEKTKAYPKLYAWYMNTEKVPHEVVVPIVLEAGESIYSYSFTEIEVPIKKRKQVKLCDKCGESFVWYEGEALCEACRHEQ, encoded by the coding sequence ATGGATGACGAAATGGATAATATTCTAAAACAGCTTAAAGAACAAGATCCAGAGCTATTTTTACAGGTGGAGAAGATCATTCCTTTCCACGGCTATTTGAGCACAGGGGCACTTATTGGCCTGCAGATGCTCAATATGTCAAAGAGACTCCTTGATGTTAAGGAAGGTGAACGTATCTACGCTACAGCAGAGACGTACAACTGTGTTCCTGATCCTTTCCAGATCCTTGAAGGTGCTACCACCGGTAACAAGGGACTGAAGGTGAATGACTACGGGAAGATGGCTGTGACTGTCAACAAGCGTGGTGCACCGGGTGAGAAAACAATGCCTGCTGTCAGGATCTATCTTGATCCTGAAAAGACAAAGGCATACCCGAAACTTTATGCATGGTACATGAACACTGAAAAAGTGCCGCATGAGGTAGTTGTTCCGATCGTCCTTGAGGCGGGAGAGAGCATTTATTCTTATTCTTTTACAGAGATCGAAGTACCGATCAAGAAACGCAAGCAAGTAAAGCTTTGTGACAAGTGTGGAGAGAGCTTTGTCTGGTACGAGGGCGAAGCACTTTGTGAAGCATGCAGACATGAGCAATAA
- a CDS encoding cysteine desulfurase family protein, whose amino-acid sequence MFDKTVYLDNAASTRLDERVLEAMKPYFFDTYAVATSEFGYSMGIESKEGLERSRKVIASALGGDANEIVFTSGSTESSNMAIKGVLSALKGKKDDHLIVSRLEDFDVLNTAKMLEKQGYKVDFIDVDSEGVLDLEMLKAAITPQTALVSIQYANQEIGTVQDIKAIADICKEKEVLLHTDATHSFTRLPLDVSQIPVDLVTVSAHTIHGPRGVGALYIREGTPINKWMDGGFQEFDLRAGIENIPGAVGFATAVELVTPEENEQLKAMRDRIIERVQSEISHVTLNGSATSRLPQNANLTFHYVEGESITLHLDMMGFAVSTGSACFSRSLEASHVILGIGGDHERAHGSLRFSFGRFNTMEDADAIIDALKEVVENLRAISPLSADD is encoded by the coding sequence ATGTTCGATAAGACAGTATATCTTGACAATGCTGCCAGTACCCGCCTGGATGAAAGGGTGCTTGAGGCAATGAAACCGTATTTTTTTGATACTTATGCAGTTGCTACTTCCGAATTTGGTTATTCCATGGGAATTGAATCCAAGGAAGGTCTTGAAAGGTCAAGGAAGGTAATTGCATCGGCTCTTGGTGGGGATGCCAATGAGATCGTGTTCACTTCGGGAAGCACCGAATCGAGCAATATGGCAATAAAAGGAGTCCTTTCTGCATTAAAGGGCAAGAAGGATGATCACCTCATCGTATCACGTCTGGAAGACTTTGATGTGTTGAACACTGCAAAGATGCTTGAGAAACAGGGCTACAAGGTCGATTTCATAGATGTTGACAGTGAAGGTGTCCTCGACCTCGAAATGCTCAAGGCTGCCATCACTCCGCAGACTGCACTGGTCTCTATCCAGTATGCAAACCAGGAGATCGGCACTGTACAGGACATCAAGGCAATTGCAGACATCTGTAAGGAAAAAGAGGTCCTGCTACATACTGATGCTACTCACAGTTTTACAAGACTTCCACTCGATGTGAGCCAGATCCCGGTTGACCTTGTGACGGTCTCAGCTCATACTATCCATGGCCCACGTGGTGTCGGTGCACTGTATATTAGGGAAGGCACCCCTATCAACAAGTGGATGGATGGTGGCTTCCAGGAGTTCGACCTGCGTGCGGGTATTGAGAATATCCCGGGTGCCGTGGGCTTTGCAACGGCCGTCGAGCTGGTTACTCCTGAGGAGAACGAACAGCTTAAAGCCATGAGGGATCGCATTATTGAAAGAGTACAGTCCGAGATCTCACATGTCACCCTTAATGGCAGTGCTACCAGCAGGTTGCCACAGAATGCAAATCTGACCTTCCATTATGTTGAAGGTGAATCCATCACATTACATCTGGATATGATGGGATTTGCCGTGAGCACTGGATCTGCATGTTTCAGTCGCTCCCTTGAGGCAAGCCATGTGATACTTGGTATCGGTGGCGATCACGAGCGGGCCCATGGTTCATTGCGTTTCAGTTTTGGAAGGTTCAACACCATGGAAGATGCAGATGCTATCATTGATGCATTGAAGGAAGTTGTTGAGAATCTCAGGGCTATCAGCCCGCTGTCAGCAGACGATTAA
- a CDS encoding BatD family protein: MFRKTLIILLMVFFVFSFTASAYTLDDIEWSESKKTATLHWGDTVKSGEKNDDSYDTYVIKAEDFTKDGFVSLSISKDDEIKEVGFIRNGQSFEYRDEEGGQDIKISATDIKLNIDGWTGNMEDPTAKIDIRRRGVPEFDIDIKTEKDPNTEKDNEYDPRSGTYPNEIITTITVKNDGDAEAEDVEVIIEPSGMELAEGDLKNTMLSLDKDEVAEPIEVSFEVPHLWEETDLDLKVTVRSKDINGDIHEDTEEKELTIFPKSELIVTKTILEELYMDETAYVSVVVRNHGLYTMNSVTIKDTVISSMELKDSVTLEKTISIAPEETIEIFSYALKPIKPGKYTSPIAVATFKAPEGETYTYESDDDTKIEINGPYIVLKQKVDKTNVQPGTEVKITVTAKNEGNRDASTRVSSTDFPEGTTFVSGDTSVDKVLGKDQSASYTYILKMNDEGTFKLPAATATFIDMESYKGEKISNMPEITVKIPEPEQSESSSSTSNPSSDSTAQPGTESNEEVVEPGFESIFAIAALAGVYIAIRRRR; the protein is encoded by the coding sequence ATGTTCAGGAAAACTTTGATCATATTACTGATGGTATTTTTTGTGTTCTCATTTACAGCATCTGCATACACACTTGATGATATCGAATGGAGCGAATCTAAAAAAACAGCAACACTCCACTGGGGAGACACTGTGAAAAGCGGAGAAAAAAATGATGATTCCTACGATACGTATGTAATCAAGGCTGAGGACTTTACAAAAGACGGTTTTGTATCTCTATCCATTTCAAAAGACGATGAAATAAAAGAGGTAGGATTTATCAGAAATGGACAAAGTTTTGAATATCGTGACGAAGAAGGTGGCCAGGATATAAAAATATCCGCAACAGATATCAAATTAAATATCGATGGATGGACAGGTAACATGGAAGACCCTACAGCGAAGATCGATATAAGAAGAAGGGGAGTGCCTGAATTTGACATTGATATAAAAACAGAAAAGGATCCAAATACAGAAAAAGACAACGAATATGATCCAAGATCAGGAACATATCCAAATGAAATTATTACTACAATAACTGTCAAGAATGACGGGGATGCAGAAGCGGAAGATGTTGAAGTGATAATCGAACCTTCCGGAATGGAACTGGCTGAGGGGGACCTTAAGAACACAATGCTCTCATTAGATAAAGACGAGGTTGCTGAGCCAATAGAAGTGAGCTTTGAAGTACCCCATTTATGGGAAGAAACAGATCTTGATCTTAAAGTAACCGTACGGTCCAAAGACATTAACGGCGACATTCATGAAGACACTGAGGAAAAGGAACTAACCATATTTCCAAAATCAGAACTTATAGTTACAAAGACCATTTTAGAAGAACTCTACATGGACGAAACTGCATATGTTTCAGTAGTCGTTCGCAATCATGGCCTCTACACAATGAATTCAGTTACAATAAAGGATACTGTGATTTCCAGCATGGAACTAAAAGACAGTGTAACACTTGAAAAAACAATATCAATCGCACCCGAAGAGACCATCGAAATATTTTCCTATGCACTGAAACCTATTAAACCAGGAAAATATACATCTCCTATAGCGGTTGCAACTTTCAAAGCTCCAGAAGGTGAAACCTACACATACGAATCAGACGACGATACAAAGATTGAAATCAATGGCCCATATATAGTCCTGAAACAGAAAGTGGACAAAACAAACGTACAACCTGGAACAGAAGTAAAGATCACAGTGACCGCAAAGAACGAAGGTAACAGGGATGCAAGCACAAGAGTATCGTCTACAGACTTCCCCGAGGGTACTACCTTTGTAAGTGGAGACACATCTGTTGACAAGGTACTTGGTAAAGATCAATCCGCTAGCTATACATACATATTGAAAATGAACGACGAAGGAACGTTCAAACTCCCAGCAGCAACTGCAACATTCATTGATATGGAAAGCTACAAAGGTGAGAAGATCTCCAATATGCCAGAGATAACTGTCAAGATCCCGGAGCCTGAGCAAAGCGAATCTTCATCAAGTACAAGCAACCCATCCAGTGACAGCACAGCTCAGCCAGGAACAGAATCCAATGAAGAGGTTGTTGAACCAGGTTTTGAGTCGATCTTTGCAATTGCAGCACTTGCTGGTGTTTACATAGCAATAAGAAGGAGAAGATAA
- a CDS encoding sulfide-dependent adenosine diphosphate thiazole synthase, whose protein sequence is MNQFAQATEKDITRSIVEEFLGDFLSHIESDVIIVGGGPSGLVAARDLASSGLKTVVLESNNYFGGGFWLGGYLMNKVTVRAPAQKIFDQLGVPYKEVPDIKEGLYVADAPSACSKLISAACDAGAFMLNMNKFDDVVLRDGRVCGAVTNWTPVSALPRAITCVDPVAIETKCVIDATGHDAVVANSLADRGLVDLKGFLGMDVDNSEDAVVNNTSELFPGLVVTGMAAATCFGLSRMGPTFGGMLESGVKAAKIAEEIVRSR, encoded by the coding sequence ATGAATCAATTCGCACAAGCAACTGAAAAAGATATTACTCGTTCGATAGTTGAAGAATTCCTCGGGGATTTCCTTTCCCACATTGAAAGTGATGTTATCATCGTTGGCGGTGGTCCAAGCGGTCTTGTGGCAGCACGTGATCTCGCTTCCAGTGGTTTAAAGACCGTTGTACTTGAGAGCAACAATTACTTTGGTGGCGGTTTCTGGTTAGGTGGGTACTTAATGAACAAGGTCACAGTCAGGGCACCTGCCCAGAAAATATTCGACCAGCTAGGAGTTCCTTACAAGGAAGTTCCGGACATAAAGGAAGGTCTCTATGTTGCAGATGCTCCTTCTGCGTGTTCCAAGCTGATATCCGCTGCCTGTGATGCAGGCGCTTTCATGCTTAACATGAACAAGTTCGATGATGTGGTTCTCAGGGACGGTCGTGTTTGCGGTGCTGTTACGAACTGGACGCCAGTGTCAGCCCTTCCACGTGCTATTACCTGTGTTGATCCGGTGGCCATTGAGACAAAATGCGTAATCGATGCGACAGGCCATGATGCGGTTGTTGCTAATTCCCTGGCAGACCGTGGTCTGGTGGATCTCAAAGGCTTCCTGGGAATGGATGTTGATAATTCCGAAGATGCTGTGGTGAACAACACTTCAGAGCTCTTCCCGGGACTCGTAGTTACAGGAATGGCCGCAGCTACATGTTTTGGTCTTTCCAGAATGGGTCCTACATTTGGTGGAATGCTGGAATCCGGTGTAAAAGCTGCAAAGATAGCCGAAGAGATCGTAAGGTCTAGGTGA
- a CDS encoding formylmethanofuran dehydrogenase subunit C has protein sequence MAEVILTVNTEIGIKVEADVITPDAFAGKSKSDIESLQVWQGPKQLPLSAFFDVEGDAGSSAEDTSIVIKGETSRVKRIGEKMTAGKITVEGSVSMHVGSQMEGGEILVKGDADSWAGMEMKGGLLHIEGNARDHVGCAYRGKWVGMSGGRIVLGGNANNNLGGGISGGEIIVGGNVGHYCGIRQNGGLIAVKGNAIRAVAAEMTAGTMVVNGTIERFSPGFEYVANESDLKFDDIECPGEFMKFLGDNAITKRPKGSLYVNQAANMDL, from the coding sequence ATGGCAGAAGTTATTCTTACAGTAAATACCGAGATCGGTATCAAAGTAGAGGCAGATGTCATCACTCCTGATGCATTCGCCGGCAAGAGCAAGAGCGATATTGAGTCCCTTCAGGTATGGCAGGGACCAAAACAGCTTCCTCTCTCTGCATTTTTCGATGTAGAGGGTGATGCAGGAAGTTCCGCAGAGGACACTTCCATTGTTATCAAAGGTGAAACTTCCAGAGTAAAGCGCATCGGTGAAAAGATGACCGCAGGCAAGATCACCGTAGAGGGATCTGTTAGCATGCACGTAGGTTCCCAGATGGAAGGCGGCGAGATCCTTGTAAAGGGAGACGCAGATTCCTGGGCAGGAATGGAGATGAAAGGCGGACTCCTCCACATCGAAGGTAATGCAAGGGACCACGTTGGTTGTGCATACCGCGGAAAGTGGGTAGGAATGTCCGGTGGACGTATCGTCCTCGGCGGAAACGCCAACAACAACCTTGGTGGCGGAATCAGCGGCGGAGAGATCATTGTCGGCGGAAACGTCGGTCACTACTGTGGTATTCGCCAGAACGGCGGACTTATCGCTGTAAAAGGCAATGCTATCCGCGCAGTTGCTGCAGAGATGACAGCCGGTACAATGGTCGTTAACGGAACCATTGAAAGGTTCTCTCCAGGATTCGAATACGTGGCAAATGAAAGCGACCTTAAGTTCGATGACATAGAATGTCCGGGTGAGTTCATGAAGTTCCTCGGTGACAATGCGATCACAAAGAGGCCAAAAGGTTCACTCTATGTCAACCAGGCTGCAAACATGGATCTGTGA
- a CDS encoding iron-sulfur cluster assembly scaffold protein — MTFPYSKEVLEHFRNPHNVGKMDDPDGKGLEGSAACGDMVAVYLKVNPDTLIIEDISFESYGCASNIATASIITELAKGKTLEDAKKITWKEAAEALGGLPPVKAHCSVLAVEGLRSAIRDYEEKHGMVVEDEPTDEEVVRRRLKHVMNPIKGLDIIRTELVMKIEINEGNVRVVIDLPSHHQFAAAIKEDIIEKLEALWDVESVTVDFIS, encoded by the coding sequence ATGACATTTCCATATAGTAAAGAGGTACTTGAGCATTTCAGAAACCCGCATAATGTGGGCAAGATGGACGACCCTGACGGAAAAGGTCTCGAAGGCAGTGCGGCATGTGGGGACATGGTTGCGGTTTATCTGAAGGTGAACCCGGATACCCTTATTATTGAGGATATCTCTTTCGAATCCTATGGCTGTGCATCCAACATAGCCACAGCTTCTATTATTACTGAGCTAGCAAAGGGTAAGACCCTTGAAGATGCCAAGAAGATCACATGGAAGGAAGCGGCTGAAGCACTTGGAGGACTTCCTCCGGTCAAAGCACACTGTTCTGTACTGGCAGTGGAAGGACTTCGCTCTGCTATACGTGATTACGAGGAAAAGCACGGAATGGTTGTGGAGGACGAACCGACTGATGAGGAAGTTGTCAGAAGGCGCCTGAAACATGTGATGAACCCGATCAAGGGGCTTGATATCATCAGGACCGAGCTTGTGATGAAAATTGAGATAAATGAAGGCAATGTACGAGTGGTTATTGACCTGCCATCACATCACCAGTTCGCAGCTGCAATAAAAGAGGACATCATCGAGAAGCTGGAAGCTCTCTGGGATGTTGAAAGTGTCACGGTGGATTTCATCTCCTGA
- a CDS encoding 4Fe-4S binding protein: protein MNEIVVSTKDNKQVVYMPHKCIGCGTCTMVCPKDTLIIGSVGPVARGLINKEFLDITDTCITCGMCTKICPTGALEMREDGKPVCNDNFLCSTIAPTTVNDDCVHCGLCEQICPQGAIEVQQWLSNDGSARVDGETIIDNDNCVHCGWCAEVCPKDAITVQKPFAGTWTRDEDTCQACRTCVDVCPCNALFNPEWDIGERVDKVAQRPDACLYCGACAVACPVQAIDVQKTEILTAMEKKTVFEKKLLNKPSAKPVLTSVLKTDEDACLGCGNCVIMCPVNANSSKFLAAGALNDLDDKPLLEVRNGSVKVLDQEACGSCGACALICPTSAIWLEKREVE from the coding sequence ATGAACGAAATAGTGGTTTCGACAAAAGATAACAAGCAAGTGGTCTACATGCCACACAAGTGCATTGGTTGTGGAACCTGTACAATGGTCTGTCCTAAGGACACACTGATCATTGGTTCCGTAGGACCTGTTGCCAGAGGACTCATCAACAAGGAGTTCCTGGATATTACAGACACCTGCATCACATGTGGAATGTGTACCAAGATTTGCCCAACAGGCGCTCTTGAGATGAGAGAGGATGGAAAGCCTGTATGCAACGACAATTTCCTTTGCAGCACCATCGCACCAACAACAGTGAACGATGACTGTGTGCACTGTGGTCTCTGTGAACAGATCTGTCCACAGGGAGCTATCGAGGTCCAGCAGTGGTTGTCAAATGATGGTAGTGCACGTGTAGATGGTGAGACCATCATCGACAACGACAACTGTGTGCACTGTGGATGGTGTGCTGAGGTATGTCCAAAGGACGCTATCACAGTCCAGAAGCCTTTCGCAGGTACATGGACACGCGACGAGGATACATGTCAGGCATGCCGCACATGTGTTGATGTCTGCCCATGCAATGCACTCTTCAACCCTGAATGGGATATTGGTGAGAGGGTCGACAAGGTTGCACAGCGCCCTGACGCATGTCTCTACTGTGGTGCATGCGCAGTTGCATGTCCTGTACAGGCTATTGACGTGCAGAAGACCGAGATCCTTACAGCTATGGAAAAGAAGACAGTCTTCGAGAAGAAGCTGCTCAACAAGCCATCAGCAAAACCTGTTCTGACATCCGTGCTTAAGACCGATGAAGATGCCTGCCTTGGCTGTGGTAACTGTGTCATCATGTGCCCTGTTAATGCTAACTCTTCAAAGTTCCTGGCCGCTGGTGCACTCAACGATCTTGATGACAAGCCTCTGCTTGAGGTAAGGAACGGTAGTGTTAAGGTCCTTGACCAGGAAGCATGTGGCTCATGCGGTGCATGCGCACTGATCTGCCCAACATCCGCAATTTGGCTTGAGAAGAGAGAGGTGGAATAA
- the engB gene encoding GTP-binding protein EngB, with the protein MKKDQSFEKAKFEIILSGRSNVGKSSIIRELTGKKVKVGKRPGVTLKPAHTLRSDLLVTDLPGFGFMSGVKDRKQDIVKDQIVRYIENNSDRIKIAVLVTDAVSFVDVVERWESRNEIPIDIEMFDFFNELGFDTIIAINKMDRIKDSEHEERLDAIVEKLGLTPPWNQWNYIVAPTSAKKGDIKSLKGLIRKRLHDAKRDDLFKYI; encoded by the coding sequence ATGAAAAAAGACCAGAGCTTTGAAAAAGCCAAGTTCGAGATAATTCTTTCAGGGCGATCAAATGTTGGAAAATCATCCATCATAAGAGAACTTACCGGCAAGAAAGTAAAGGTAGGAAAAAGACCCGGAGTTACCTTAAAGCCTGCACACACCCTGCGATCAGACCTGCTGGTAACCGATCTGCCAGGATTCGGTTTCATGAGCGGTGTGAAGGACCGCAAGCAGGATATTGTTAAAGACCAGATCGTGCGCTATATAGAGAATAACTCAGACCGGATCAAGATCGCGGTCCTTGTAACTGATGCTGTATCATTCGTTGATGTGGTCGAACGCTGGGAGAGCCGCAATGAGATCCCTATTGACATAGAGATGTTCGATTTTTTCAATGAGCTTGGATTTGACACCATCATTGCCATAAATAAAATGGACAGGATAAAAGATTCCGAGCATGAAGAAAGGCTCGATGCTATCGTTGAAAAACTTGGATTGACACCCCCATGGAACCAGTGGAATTACATAGTCGCACCCACCAGTGCAAAAAAGGGAGATATAAAATCACTCAAGGGGTTAATAAGAAAGCGTCTTCATGATGCTAAAAGGGATGATCTCTTTAAGTATATTTGA
- a CDS encoding molybdopterin dinucleotide binding domain-containing protein, giving the protein MRVLLNTGSTIDEGRLAKGGDKYTEDYRQECAVCWISPCDFEALGSPEKVKVTSKDEKHSIIVFTKCTDVVMEGDVFMPRAIWSNVVIDPDTFSTGSPLYKGNPVTIEAAEGEVLSAEDVVLQLYMGGN; this is encoded by the coding sequence ATGAGAGTATTACTTAACACAGGAAGTACCATTGACGAGGGCAGGCTTGCAAAAGGCGGTGACAAATATACAGAAGATTACAGACAGGAATGTGCTGTATGCTGGATCTCACCATGCGATTTTGAAGCACTTGGAAGCCCGGAAAAAGTAAAAGTAACAAGTAAGGACGAAAAACATTCCATCATTGTGTTCACAAAATGCACAGATGTTGTAATGGAAGGAGATGTATTCATGCCAAGGGCTATCTGGTCCAACGTGGTTATTGACCCTGACACATTCTCAACAGGTTCCCCTCTCTATAAGGGTAATCCTGTAACCATCGAGGCTGCTGAAGGCGAGGTGCTAAGCGCAGAGGATGTTGTCCTTCAACTGTACATGGGAGGTAACTGA
- a CDS encoding TatD family nuclease-associated radical SAM protein, with protein sequence MTEDKFDGELVDVGTLCYEGHDNLYLNITNRCSASCVFCIRDVSDGVYGYDLRLKKEPSLEDMLEKLSTLDLEKYREVVFTGFGEATLRFDVLLKITHWLKERGVRTRLDTNGHAQLLYPERDVVAELKEAGLDEVSVSLNAESEEKYNEICRPAFEGSYDAMLDFTRNAIEAGIQTRMTVVGFNDIDIKKCEEIARKIGADFHVR encoded by the coding sequence ATGACAGAAGACAAATTTGACGGTGAACTCGTGGATGTTGGCACTTTATGCTATGAAGGACACGATAACCTATACCTTAACATAACCAACAGGTGCAGTGCAAGTTGCGTTTTCTGCATACGTGATGTCTCAGACGGCGTTTACGGTTACGACCTGCGTCTCAAAAAGGAACCTTCTCTTGAAGATATGCTGGAAAAGCTAAGTACTCTGGATCTGGAAAAGTACAGGGAGGTAGTTTTCACAGGTTTTGGGGAGGCAACACTTCGTTTTGATGTTCTTCTTAAGATCACTCACTGGCTCAAGGAAAGGGGTGTCAGGACAAGACTTGATACGAACGGACATGCGCAGTTACTTTATCCTGAAAGGGATGTTGTGGCAGAACTGAAAGAAGCCGGTCTTGATGAAGTGTCCGTGAGCCTGAATGCTGAATCCGAAGAAAAGTATAATGAAATATGCAGGCCTGCTTTTGAGGGTTCATATGATGCAATGCTTGATTTCACAAGAAACGCTATTGAAGCAGGAATCCAGACGCGTATGACCGTTGTAGGCTTCAATGATATTGATATTAAAAAATGTGAAGAGATTGCAAGAAAGATTGGCGCTGATTTTCACGTAAGGTGA
- a CDS encoding transcriptional regulator → MNLETPCQAVVWDILPAIRAALAMELVKNGISQKEVAKMFGMAPSAVSQYLTKKRGYRIEFDDDVKESIANLALEIQEGKVDNVAAKICEICRYLRRGEGACPADE, encoded by the coding sequence ATGAATCTGGAAACTCCCTGTCAGGCAGTTGTGTGGGATATACTTCCTGCGATACGCGCGGCTCTTGCAATGGAACTTGTAAAGAACGGGATCTCGCAGAAAGAAGTTGCAAAGATGTTTGGCATGGCCCCATCTGCCGTATCCCAGTACCTGACGAAAAAACGAGGTTACCGCATAGAGTTCGATGACGATGTGAAGGAATCGATAGCAAATCTTGCTCTTGAGATACAGGAAGGCAAGGTGGACAATGTGGCTGCAAAGATCTGTGAGATCTGCAGGTACTTAAGAAGAGGTGAGGGTGCCTGCCCTGCAGATGAGTGA
- a CDS encoding formylmethanofuran dehydrogenase subunit A, with protein MVGTIVIKNGSVYDPLNEVNGEKQDIFIKNGKVVSELSDADMKDAKIIDATGKTVMPGGVDSHSHIAGAKVNAGRMMRPEDGYKATMAKTDIAHSGSGETVPSVYMEGYEYSQMGYTTVFEAAVPPMEARHTHEEMRSIPMLDMGGYLVLGNNWFMMRYLKEGDIEKAAAYVSWMMKTHKTYGIKCVNPAGVENWGWGKNVSSLDEANIHFEVTPREMIEGLTEVNEMLGMPMSMHLHANNLGHPGNFETTKESMKMSSNVKPNQDMGVEWAETKIDASRDQSVYLTHMMFNAFGGTSWRDFESGVKPLTDYINSTDHVVIDSGCVPFGEATCMTGDGPSIHDLSVLTGGKWSNTDVELECGSGVCPFTYLKSNPVHSTQWAMGLECLLLVDDPWKTIMTTDSPNGGPFTKYPLVMTWLMSEKFRDQTFSECHPWANDRSTLGGVDREMSLYDIAILTRANTAKTIGMAHRKGSFGIGADGDVTIYDIDPSKIDTREYSDLINKFGTAEYTIKDGDVVCHNGEITKIADRRTYYTDVSVPDANEKEMLKDVQEWFRYYSHGFNHYPTPESYLKNPTAIKLNTEQ; from the coding sequence ATGGTTGGAACTATTGTAATTAAGAATGGATCTGTTTACGACCCGCTCAACGAAGTGAACGGTGAGAAACAGGACATTTTCATCAAAAATGGTAAGGTAGTATCTGAGCTTTCAGATGCTGACATGAAAGACGCTAAGATCATCGATGCAACAGGCAAGACCGTAATGCCTGGTGGTGTTGACTCTCACTCACACATTGCTGGTGCAAAGGTCAACGCAGGTAGGATGATGCGTCCTGAGGACGGTTACAAGGCAACTATGGCAAAGACCGATATTGCACACTCCGGATCAGGAGAGACCGTACCATCAGTCTACATGGAAGGATACGAGTACTCACAGATGGGATACACAACCGTCTTCGAGGCAGCTGTTCCTCCAATGGAAGCACGCCACACACACGAAGAGATGCGCTCTATCCCAATGCTCGACATGGGTGGATATCTTGTTCTCGGTAACAACTGGTTCATGATGCGCTACCTCAAGGAAGGCGACATCGAAAAGGCAGCAGCATACGTTTCCTGGATGATGAAGACCCACAAGACATACGGTATCAAGTGTGTCAACCCAGCTGGTGTAGAGAACTGGGGATGGGGTAAGAACGTATCTTCCCTTGACGAAGCGAACATCCACTTCGAGGTAACTCCAAGAGAGATGATCGAAGGCCTTACCGAAGTCAATGAAATGCTCGGTATGCCAATGTCAATGCACCTTCACGCAAACAACCTTGGTCACCCTGGAAACTTCGAGACCACAAAGGAGTCTATGAAGATGTCCAGCAATGTGAAACCAAACCAGGACATGGGTGTAGAGTGGGCAGAAACAAAGATCGATGCAAGCAGGGACCAGTCCGTGTATCTTACACACATGATGTTCAACGCATTTGGCGGTACATCCTGGCGTGACTTCGAGTCCGGTGTCAAACCTCTTACAGATTATATCAACAGCACCGACCACGTTGTAATTGACAGTGGTTGTGTCCCATTCGGTGAAGCAACATGTATGACCGGTGATGGTCCGTCCATCCACGATCTGTCTGTGCTTACCGGTGGCAAATGGTCAAACACCGATGTTGAACTCGAATGTGGTTCTGGTGTCTGTCCGTTCACATACCTTAAGAGCAACCCGGTCCACAGTACCCAGTGGGCAATGGGTCTTGAATGTCTTCTTCTGGTCGATGATCCATGGAAGACCATCATGACAACTGACAGTCCTAACGGTGGTCCTTTCACCAAGTATCCACTCGTTATGACCTGGCTTATGTCCGAGAAGTTCAGGGACCAGACATTCAGCGAATGCCACCCATGGGCAAACGACAGAAGCACACTCGGTGGAGTGGACAGGGAAATGTCCCTTTACGACATCGCGATCCTTACCCGTGCCAACACAGCTAAGACAATTGGTATGGCACACAGGAAGGGAAGCTTCGGTATCGGTGCAGATGGTGATGTGACAATCTACGACATTGACCCAAGCAAGATCGACACAAGGGAATACTCCGACCTGATCAACAAGTTCGGCACTGCTGAATACACCATCAAGGATGGAGATGTTGTCTGCCATAATGGTGAGATCACAAAGATCGCAGACAGGAGAACCTACTACACTGACGTAAGTGTTCCTGACGCAAACGAGAAGGAAATGCTCAAGGATGTCCAGGAATGGTTCAGGTACTATTCACACGGATTCAACCACTATCCAACACCTGAGTCTTACCTCAAGAACCCAACAGCGATCAAGCTCAACACGGAGCAGTGA